TATTCTTCATTATCActactctgcactatttgcaaaaggGGGTTTATTCACGCATGTAACCCCTTCACCACTAGTCCAGTTCTATTTGGTGAGTATTGGTGATCCTCTAATGTCTTCTTTCCTCTTCTCTATACGTTACGTTTACCAGTAGTCAGGGTATTATTTATACATTCAGAAAGATGGCTCCTAATTGTTAATATTTTGCACCTCCAGTCCCaaatttttttaatctcctcACTAGTCAATTGAAACTTTGCTGCATAAACCAGGGATTTGGGGTTTTGCTCTAATTACTCCTAATGCTAGCAAAAGTTTCTGGTGGTATTTTCTTAGCAGCTACTGCTTTGCTAATTTTTGCTTTTCTAGCCAAGAAGAATCTGTTCCTGGAATCGGTCCAGGTTGGAAGCAAAATCTAAGGCTGTCATAGCCATAAACATTGATATTCTTAAATGCATTTTCATTTCCACCTATGTGGCTATGAGCCCTGATTCTTAAGCCCTTCTTAGAAAGCAGGTATGTGCAGGTCCACGTGTCCCTTTATCTGTAAATCTCTGGTACTTCTTTTGTTACCAGCCTTGAGAAAATACCTTCCTGATTACCAGCGCACATGTTCACCGTGCCAGGATCTGTGTACCCGCTTTCTAGCTACATAACATCTGATGCCCCCTGCTactaggttaaaggggttctaaaTTTCACACTGTGATCAGTTCTTATAGGTGTACATCTAAAGGAACTGATATAAAAGCCCCTATGATGTGATATGCCAGTTTTTCTTCAGAGATGAAGAATTGGCTGAGAATAATAGGGCCAGTCTCTCACAGACGTTTGTAAAAGTGCAGAGTTTTTAAACGCAGCGTTTTGGAATGGCTATTTCAAACATGTTCAACAGAGTTTTTAACaatgggttaaccctttccaatccaatttgtatcctggttttcctatggggcttactctttttctgccattatacaacggcgctatatgctggctaaagccagtactgcatgaggtgacacgttggataggctccgacagcagagaggctggcaatatatagtaagagaaccctgatgggcgtcttccaacatcggagctggacagacttaaatcataatgtctttagagatcagacagtggattggaaagggttaaattgcaatgggtgatgttgTGCATTATTCAAATTATCATTTGAAAACAGCGTCGCATCCCTGCGAGGTTCCCTTCATCTTCGGcgtaactgtcacagctgtggcaggagattgcaatgctctcccattgtcttccatggggccggcgctgctgccaccggccccattgcaagcaatgagTGATATCGTAAACAGAATAGACATGTTGTGATGTGTTTCCTTCATCgcatcccaatgcagtgccatgAAGGGAAACATCgcacgtgtgaatgaacccattcaaaagaacgggtttcatatttgtgcctctcgcaacgcacaaatctcacacgattttcttgacagtgtgaaggagccttaaagcatatactattaagtagctactcagctacttagtagcttattaagcatgcaaatgaagccttagctgaatgcagataatagctggagggctcttatctccattcagctcctttgttccccGACGGGGAACAGCACTACATGCAGAGAattcctgataagaccgcacgaCGATTtttattgctccgtgtaaatgggcctaaacaCCTTGAGCAAACACATATTATGCAGCCTATATTCTGCAGTTCTCCTGTAACCAAGCTCCatgcatagatacagtaacagaatCAAGCTTCCTACATAAACACATCACCACTTGTAGGGTGAGTTCCTGCACAGTTGTGATGTGGCCGAAATCCACACCGTCATTTGGTTTTATCGCCAATTAGTCCGGTTTTCTAACTATTTGTTGATAGCCGCATGGTTTAGTGGCAGCAAAACTGCGAGGCCAAGTTTGAGCAGTTTCCTCCTCATCGCAGCCACAACAtggtaaggccttattcacacgaccgaatATAGGCCGCTATTTAGCCACATTAAAATAAATCACCCAGAAAAAGCGTCTATGTGAAGCAATGGATTCCACTGTATTCATTTACATAACCGATTTTTGTGCACGTAAAGAAATGGcgccgggaaaaatagcacaaaaCAGTCGCTGATTTTATACGTTGCGTCAaaacataggtcttgccctatctttggctgaGAAACACTGGAAACTCCCACAGACTTctagaaaagtgggaaaaaaaagtgagggggagggagtttagctgcgtccaacgtgggaaaagaagacagctgtctattaggctgggttcccacacggcatattcccggcggaaaacttgcggtttggccgtagcgaaaaaccgtgagatttccgccgggaaagcgctgcttcaaaacccgtggcacttagccgtggtttttggagcggcttggccgcacgcttttccgttgcggccggtgctTCCAAATCCACTCGATTGAGGGGTTTccatgctgcagcgtatttttttgctgatacgcAGCAGCCGTCCgtgtgaacggcagaaaatacgTGGCTTAAGATCAGGATTTGATcgcggcaattcttcattcatgcgatcttACAGTGCGTACGGCCGAACGTTAAaaaacatacggtcgtgtgaaagagtcctaactCTCCTGTAAAGCAAGCAATTCGGTTAGTAGAACTATATTAACCCTTAGTGGTTGCTGATCCCCCAATTTACAGCAGTCATTAGGGGGTGTTATACAATCACGCAGCGCCAATGTTGGTCGCCAAGCTTTACATTTACTGCTATTCAGAATACACATTACAGCCAGACTAGAGCTGCTCCAGCGCAACAGTAAGTTTCCCAATTTGGGTTGGTAATTGCTTATTACGCTCTGTCCGTACTGCTCATTATCTGCTTACTTTGTGTACTATAACATATAATTACATTACTGTTCTTtccagcagtcagaatctgccGTAGGGTGCTGCACTATATGTCCGCATAACAAGTGATGTTCATAGGCTCATGTCCAGGGGCAGCGTCCCTAGAAATAATAGTCAAATGCTGACAACCACGTTAGTTTGTACATAATCattccattctgtatttattaaaTAACTCAAACTCTGCTTTATCTTTAGAAGATGACCATAcatgtaagggcggcttcacacgggcgtaattcaGTGGGTGCTACGGGTGAGGTGGCACACAGCGAGTACACCAtggcattgcgtacttgctgtgcgctgccaatcgccatgcactataTTGGCATGTATGCAcgcgtaatacgcaccaagacagAACAAGCTGTGATCTAACTTGTATGCAATATGTGTGAgcgcaacatgggagcctatggcagcttggtacagcatattacgcAAGCAAATCCCGGGGCTGGTACAAtgatgatgataccaaattttttttaggttttcccacttttgcacaataagaacccttttttttacattgttgcattcaaagaccAGCAACGTTTTTATATTGAGAGTCGCAGGGCAGAAAGAGATCTGTCAACAGGAGGCCTGCGTGGTGACTGAAGTAAAAAGTGTGCCATAGATGGTAATAGGTGCAGTATCCGTTTatttcttaaaagggttttccagggagaatactatcctcaggataggtcatcaatagttgatcggctggggtccgtcactcagaAACCCGACCGATCAGTTCAGcagacgcatgctgtcagtggtGCAAATACACGCAGGTCGGAGGgaaagtctctgcgccgacctctgtgtagtggccggcgcttgtaactgcaggcacagcttgtgcTGCTTTgattgagagccgtgcctgcagttacaagtgccggccactacacagaggtcagcgcagagacttcTGTTGCTTCAGCTCAGACCTCTGTGTCTTTGcatcgctgacagcatgcgcccgctcagctggaGTCAACTGGGGTCTCTATCAGCTGATCGCttggggtcccaagcgacggaccccagccgatgacctgagcaagggcgtaactatagagggtgcaggagatgcggttgcacccgggcccaggagccttagggggcccataaggcctctcttctccatatatggagcccagtactatgaataaagcattatagttggggccccgttataggttttgcattggggtccaggagcttcaagttatgcctctgtgcagcatggtttaggtatggctacgggtacagatagagggggggggggggggggggaggcccagctcacgttttgcatcagggcccctgagcttttacttacgcccctggacctgaggataggtgatcagtagtattttacacagaaaacccctttaatgacaagaAAGATTAAATGAAAGGCAAAAGACGTCTTCTGTCTGATTATCACCCTTTTacaagcagctctggccaatcggaGGGTATATCTAGTAGACTAAACACTATCAATGAACTGTGGCAGGTAAGTAGTCTGAAGATCGCATCGGCCAACTTAGATCTAACCTGTCACATCAGAGGGACAGCAGGGGAGAACAACTGCAGCTAACGTGAACTTCGGCAgaaacaaactaaagaaggccAGAATTGTGCTTATTTGGTCACCTCGTCCCCaagaaaaaatatcataaaaagtgatcaaaaagttgtatgtactccaaaatagtaccaacgcaaactacaggacagccTGCAAAAATGGATAAATTAGAGAGTTATGATTCTTTAAAAGGGGGgcaggaaaaaacgaaaaaagaaagaaaaaaaaaagggccacgtcattaaggggttaaagaagcggTGCAGCAGCTGCAGTCTCGGGATGACGGTCTCATCTAAGCATCAGAGGATAAATAGGAACGTATACCGCCATGTGTGACTGTAGCCAGAGACAAGGGACTCTCACAGAGCAGGGAAGACCATTCCAACCCTCCCTGGCTGATAACGGGGACAATAGCCTGGTGACACTGAGGGACGTGTTATGAGCCGGTGGGGCGGGATGACAACAGGCACAGCGGCACATGTGGCTGATAGAGGCCGGCAGCTGCCGCCATTGGCTGGGGACGGCGAGGACCTCCCCCGGTGACTGGAGCAGCCTGATTTCCACGCTGTGAGCGGCAGTAGAGGCGGCATGTCCCTGAGTGTGAGCGGAGGTCCTCAGCCCCTGCCTGCCGTGCCGGGAGCCGCGCTCTGCTGAGGAGCACACGTCCGGGGCCATGGCCAAGTTCAGGGTGGCTTATGAGTACTCGGAAGCCGAGGACAAGAGCATCCGCCTGGGCTTGTTCCTCATCGTCTCCGGCGTGGTGTCCCTCTTCATCCTGGGCTTCTGCTGGCTGAACCCGGCGCTGCAGGACCTGCAGGGCAAGACGGCCAACTGCACCGTGCTGTCCGTGCAGCAGATCGGGGAGACGTTCGAGTGCACGTTCACCTGCGGGAGTGACTGTAAGGGCACCTCTCTGTACCCGTGCCTGCAGATCTACGTCAACAACTCGGAGTCCAACTCCCGGGCACTGCTGCATGAGGACGAGCAGCAGCTCATCAGCAACCCCAAGGTACCGCCGGCCCTAGGCGGCCGCCTAATACATGCTGCTGCCCTCCTACTTCCCATATCTGTATCCTCCTGCTCGTGCTACACTTCTCATGGCCCTTCTAGCCATGCTCCTATATTTACTCTATATGCCCCATGTCCCTCTATAATATCCCCTAATTTCTCTCCTATGAGTCCTATATGTCTAACATTCCTCCTGCTGGCTGTATATAGTCTTTCCATATTTACTCCTTGTCCCTCCAAGTCACTTCATATCTTTCATGCCACCCTATATGCCCTCTACTCTAGCCATATGTCCCATATACCTCCTCATTCTATATATCCCTAATGCCTCTCTATACATTTTTCCTACTTTTGTACCCATCTTTCTCACTGTATAAATCTGTTATGCCACAGTCTATGATTCCTATTTTGTCTTTACGTTTCACGTCCCTCCAATATCTATAATGCTGCTGTATATTCCTTATATCCTGACTATATATTTCCCACATTCCTCCTTTGTATCTACATATCTGTGTTCTTAGTATCCATCCCGCATGCTCCATATCTCTTCTATAAGTCAAATGTCCTACTCTCTATGTTGAATCTCTTGTACACCCTATATATAATTCCTTTGCTTTCTTTATATATTCATCCTGCTTGGCTGTTCTTGTCCCACACTCCTTTTTACTCTATAGTATCTATAGGTCCACCTTGCTCTCTCTATACGTCCTATGTTACTTTTGCTATTTGCAGGAGTGGACATATCTGCGGAACCAGGCAACCCACATAGGTAGAAATTTACTACTGACATCTAAGTTTTAGTTTGTTCTCCTTTGATGTCTATGAAAGTTCTTGGTTGTTCAAAAAAGTACCTCCTGAAAGAGTCTAAGTGACTCCCAAAGTCTAGTTAGTTCATCTCTGCATAATATATTACATCCATTTATCTTATGTCCTCTAAAGGTGTATTCACGCAAGCGATTTTCCCACATGAGTTCCATCCGATTGCGATACAGACGGAATTTGCATGTGGAaataacccactgatttcaatgggttaatttacatgagcaatgtatatttttttattatttattttgctcGCATCGATGGTGCAagattgaaaaattgctgcatgtcctatttctgggtGATTTTGTTCAAGagttgcccattatttcctatggaaacaAAATAAAATGCATTGTGCTTGCATGTAAATGATAGTTATCAGCAACTTGCTACAATGTGGCAACATGTGTCACACTCCACAATATGACCTAAGAGCATCCGAAGAGTCATCACTGATAAACTGTGCCCTAGCTATCCTCACATAACAGCATATTCTGCATTTCTATAGCTGTGATTAGCTGATCTTCCGTTTATCAATGATTTGCCATTTTTTGTAATCACATACATAACAGAATAGATCTGTCAGTTATTCTACATCCATTTAAATAATGTAATAATTTGTGCCATATTCAATAAGTATCATACAGCATACTGAGGGATTTGGCACACAGAATGACTCCCAAGTTGACAGTTTTAAACACTGTCCGATATTTGTAGTGTTTTGATAGATGCTCCTTGATAAAAGCCCCTGTCCTATATGATCCAACC
The nucleotide sequence above comes from Eleutherodactylus coqui strain aEleCoq1 chromosome 2, aEleCoq1.hap1, whole genome shotgun sequence. Encoded proteins:
- the KCNMB4 gene encoding calcium-activated potassium channel subunit beta-4 is translated as MAKFRVAYEYSEAEDKSIRLGLFLIVSGVVSLFILGFCWLNPALQDLQGKTANCTVLSVQQIGETFECTFTCGSDCKGTSLYPCLQIYVNNSESNSRALLHEDEQQLISNPKCSYIPPCERENQKNSENVLQWEKYWNKEIGFQPFTCYFNQHRRPEDVLLKRTHDENVLLHCFLWPLVTFMVGVLIVVLTICARSLAVKAEAIQKRKFS